One Homo sapiens chromosome 5 genomic patch of type FIX, GRCh38.p14 PATCHES HG2405_PATCH DNA window includes the following coding sequences:
- the LOC128966726 gene encoding mitochondrial import receptor subunit TOM5 homolog, with protein sequence MTPPCGIVKLGRGDRPSSGCKGAIRESRARQLIFRIGGLARKLDLTEMKRKMHEDMISIQNFLIYVALLRVTPFILKKLDSI encoded by the exons ATGACACCACCATGTGGTATAGTTAAG ctggggcgaGGGGATAGGCCGAGTTCCGGGTGTAAGGGGGCCATTAGGGAGAGCAGAGCGAGGCAGCTGATCTTCCGGATTGGGGGCCTTGCCCGGAAGCTGGACCTCACGGAGATGAAACGGAAGATGCACGAGGATATGATCTCCATACAGAACTTTCTCATCTACGTGGCCCTGCTGCGAGTCACTCCATTTATCTTAAAGAAATTGGACAGCATATGA
- the SERF1B gene encoding small EDRK-rich factor 1 isoform 2 (isoform 2 is encoded by transcript variant 2) translates to MARGNQRELARQKNMKKTQEISKGKRKEDSLTASQRKQSSGGQKSESKMSAGPHLPLKAPRENPCFPLPAAGGSRYYLAYGSITPISAFVFVVFFSVFFPSFYEDFCCWI, encoded by the exons ATGGCCC GTGGAAATCAACGAGAACTTGCCCGccagaaaaacatgaagaaaacccaggaaattagcaagggaaagaggaaagaggataGCTTGACTGCCTCTCAGAGAAAGCAGAG ttctggaggccagaaatctgagAGCAAGATGTCAGCTGGGCCACAcctccctctgaaggctccaaGGGAGAATCCTTGCTTTCCTCTTCCAGCTGCTGGTGGCTCCAGGTATTACTTGGCTTATGGCAGCATAACTCCtatctctgcctttgtctttgtggtcttcttttctgtcttcttcccttctttttatgAGGACTTTTGCTGTTGGATTTAG
- the SERF1B gene encoding small EDRK-rich factor 1 isoform 1 (isoform 1 is encoded by transcript variant 1): MARGNQRELARQKNMKKTQEISKGKRKEDSLTASQRKQRDSEIMQEKQKAANEKKSMQTREK, translated from the exons ATGGCCC GTGGAAATCAACGAGAACTTGCCCGccagaaaaacatgaagaaaacccaggaaattagcaagggaaagaggaaagaggataGCTTGACTGCCTCTCAGAGAAAGCAGAG GGACTCTGAGATCATGCAAGAAAAGCAGAAGGCAGCTAATGAGAAGAAGTCTATGCAGACAAGAGAAAAGTGA